A window from Lusitaniella coriacea LEGE 07157 encodes these proteins:
- a CDS encoding phosphate/phosphite/phosphonate ABC transporter substrate-binding protein, with product PTIQATPNKEETFVLGEISDEPTKKIQRFQPLANLLAANLEEFGITQGNVKIVPDLESMIRAIDAGEIDLFFDSLYPAMIISDRAQAKPILRRWKKGQAEYSTIFFTRNDNDIASLSELKGKFVGLEEKISTSGYLLPIAYLLEAGLKPVEKKNDTATVAANEVGYIFTRDDENTVQWVLSGKVIAGAVDSQTFASIPEESRAKLNIIAETEKVPRQLVLIRSDIEEKEREKITSLLENLDTTEEGKKVLEQLEKTKKFDKFPSEQSLEQMRTLYQKVQNQAQ from the coding sequence CCCCAACAATTCAAGCCACCCCAAATAAAGAAGAAACCTTCGTCCTCGGCGAGATTTCCGACGAACCCACCAAAAAAATTCAAAGATTCCAACCCCTTGCCAATCTCCTTGCTGCTAACTTAGAAGAGTTTGGCATTACTCAAGGCAACGTCAAGATCGTTCCAGACCTGGAAAGTATGATTCGCGCGATCGATGCGGGGGAAATAGACCTTTTTTTTGATAGCCTTTACCCAGCAATGATTATCAGCGATCGCGCTCAAGCCAAGCCTATCTTACGACGTTGGAAAAAGGGACAAGCAGAATATAGCACCATCTTCTTCACCCGAAACGATAACGACATCGCCTCCCTCTCCGAACTCAAGGGAAAATTCGTGGGTTTAGAAGAAAAAATCTCAACATCGGGATATTTGCTCCCCATCGCATATTTATTAGAAGCAGGCTTAAAACCCGTCGAGAAAAAGAACGATACTGCTACAGTGGCAGCAAATGAAGTGGGCTATATTTTTACCCGCGACGATGAAAATACCGTGCAGTGGGTATTAAGTGGCAAAGTCATTGCGGGTGCTGTTGATAGTCAAACATTTGCCAGCATTCCAGAAGAAAGTCGCGCCAAGTTGAATATTATTGCTGAAACTGAGAAAGTTCCTCGGCAATTGGTTTTAATTCGCTCAGATATTGAGGAAAAAGAACGAGAAAAGATAACTTCTCTTTTGGAAAATCTCGATACCACAGAGGAAGGAAAAAAGGTATTAGAGCAGCTCGAAAAGACCAAAAAGTTTGACAAGTTTCCCAGCGAACAAAGCTTGGAGCAAATGCGAACGTTGTATCAAAAGGTTCAAAATCAAGCTCAGTAA